The proteins below are encoded in one region of Planctopirus limnophila DSM 3776:
- a CDS encoding SH3 domain-containing protein — protein sequence MQNSSPTASCVSPGNGIRPSHFLCLTFLIATLSLCASSQSIAADRTFPYIATIDVDAEPVRSGPGPRYDVTTDLPRGSQVTVHRHDPGGWVMIAPPAGSFSWIAAEDIELDPADAARLNDAQPVSGKVSARTALVYVGSELNLSRQVVQRRLTTGDNVQILGEAMLPAGNRALRYFKISPPTHEYRWITARALRPETDRPISQGSPSGPSSSTMASASNMTGTSSTTAATSANPFSLEIPPLSSEMSSTEASDSVPLASTSTSREESAAPPAFPVASAVEPAPLPEISRAEVTPRTRREHLSQIDQQLRTMVTQTPDRWDLTRIEQQYRQLAADTTDETFQYVVDQRIHSLSRYQKIYSDYQDFDRIFREAREKDAALQAQAAVNRAALQQAPNTAQLRNAPPGTAYPRPIAQQPPRQLAASAPHLAPSNSMVPPGSAIQPVNHQVPANSQATGPQATSAITPANAQNMTASVPIRATARPASQGASIPNFDGAGVLKKVQPRPIDFPPLAITTTDGKLLAYVEASDELMIQLADQIGKPVGLKGVRAFEDRFSTDVIKAQSWQPVILQNAPLAGSPRR from the coding sequence ATGCAGAATTCTTCTCCCACAGCGTCATGCGTTTCGCCAGGCAATGGAATCAGGCCTTCCCATTTCCTTTGTCTGACTTTTTTAATCGCGACCCTCTCCCTGTGTGCTTCCTCACAGAGCATTGCCGCTGACAGAACCTTCCCTTACATCGCCACCATCGATGTGGATGCCGAACCCGTGCGCAGTGGCCCCGGCCCGCGGTATGACGTCACGACTGATCTGCCCCGCGGTTCTCAAGTGACCGTCCATCGACACGATCCCGGTGGCTGGGTCATGATTGCCCCACCTGCAGGGAGCTTCAGTTGGATTGCCGCTGAAGATATCGAACTGGATCCTGCCGATGCCGCACGTCTCAACGACGCTCAACCTGTCTCAGGAAAAGTCTCGGCCCGCACCGCTCTGGTGTATGTGGGGAGCGAACTGAATCTTTCCCGGCAAGTCGTCCAGCGTCGTCTGACCACAGGTGACAACGTCCAGATTCTGGGAGAGGCCATGCTCCCCGCCGGCAATCGTGCTCTGCGGTACTTCAAAATCTCTCCACCGACGCACGAATACCGCTGGATTACTGCCCGCGCACTTCGACCCGAAACCGATCGACCGATATCACAGGGAAGTCCATCTGGCCCGTCTTCCAGCACCATGGCGAGTGCCTCCAACATGACGGGCACTTCCTCGACAACGGCAGCCACATCAGCCAATCCCTTTTCACTGGAAATTCCGCCATTATCGAGTGAGATGTCATCAACAGAGGCCAGCGATTCTGTGCCGCTGGCATCCACCAGCACCAGCCGCGAAGAGTCTGCAGCCCCACCAGCGTTTCCTGTCGCTTCGGCTGTAGAACCTGCCCCTCTTCCAGAAATTTCCCGAGCAGAAGTCACTCCCCGCACTCGTCGAGAACACCTCAGCCAGATCGACCAGCAGCTCCGGACAATGGTGACACAAACTCCGGATCGCTGGGATCTCACCAGGATCGAACAGCAGTACCGGCAACTCGCTGCCGATACGACAGACGAAACATTCCAGTATGTTGTCGATCAGCGAATTCACAGTCTCTCTCGATATCAGAAGATCTACAGCGACTATCAGGACTTCGATCGCATTTTCCGTGAGGCACGCGAGAAAGACGCTGCCCTTCAGGCACAAGCGGCTGTCAATCGGGCAGCACTCCAACAAGCTCCGAACACAGCTCAACTCCGCAATGCTCCACCAGGAACTGCTTACCCTCGGCCCATCGCACAACAACCGCCCCGGCAGTTGGCTGCTTCCGCTCCTCACCTTGCGCCCTCAAACTCAATGGTGCCTCCCGGCAGCGCCATTCAACCCGTGAATCATCAGGTTCCTGCAAATTCACAAGCCACAGGTCCTCAAGCGACCAGTGCCATCACCCCGGCAAATGCTCAGAACATGACGGCTTCAGTCCCGATCCGAGCCACAGCCAGGCCCGCCTCCCAGGGAGCTTCCATTCCCAATTTTGATGGAGCAGGTGTCCTCAAGAAAGTTCAGCCACGCCCCATCGACTTTCCTCCACTCGCAATTACCACGACCGATGGCAAACTCCTCGCCTACGTCGAAGCTTCCGATGAACTCATGATTCAACTCGCGGATCAGATTGGTAAGCCGGTTGGTCTCAAAGGAGTTCGAGCCTTTGAAGATCGATTCTCGACCGATGTGATCAAGGCTCAGTCGTGGCAGCCTGTCATTCTGCAGAATGCCCCGCTCGCAGGCTCTCCGAGGCGCTAA
- the mreB gene encoding rod shape-determining protein, with translation MLHRLRQWLSPDLAIDLGSANTRIALFNQGIVLDEPTVVALQNGSRKILGRGAAVGKLARQMLGRTPDSISAVRPIRHGVITDFELCEAMLRHFVQKAAKQSPGFRPRVLVSVPQSITSVERRAVFGTAERAGAGSIYLLESAKATAIGAGMPISEPLASLVCNIGAGTTEVAIFSLGETVASCSTRIAGDTFDDAIVDWMKQRFGLKIGRQTAENLKREVGSASLQTSERATEVNGLDAMSSVPRKVLVTTGEVRQAIMAPLAKILSGIRQVLEQCQPELVADLADTGMVLAGGSALLPGLDDFFSEQLAIPVLIAEDPEQTVVRGLSICSEHLNEWQSSLFSIHNS, from the coding sequence ATGCTCCACAGGTTACGGCAGTGGCTCAGTCCCGACCTCGCGATTGATCTCGGCAGTGCGAACACACGCATTGCCCTGTTCAATCAAGGGATCGTGCTCGACGAACCCACAGTCGTCGCTCTTCAGAACGGCTCTCGAAAAATTCTTGGGCGCGGTGCCGCCGTGGGAAAACTGGCCCGGCAGATGCTTGGCCGAACTCCCGATTCGATCTCGGCAGTTCGACCCATTCGTCATGGTGTCATCACTGATTTCGAACTCTGCGAAGCCATGCTGCGGCACTTCGTCCAAAAAGCGGCCAAACAATCACCCGGGTTTCGACCTCGTGTCCTCGTCTCTGTTCCGCAATCGATCACATCGGTCGAACGTCGAGCTGTTTTTGGGACTGCCGAACGCGCTGGTGCCGGTTCGATCTATCTCCTCGAATCCGCGAAAGCCACAGCCATTGGTGCCGGAATGCCGATTTCCGAACCCTTGGCGAGCCTGGTCTGCAATATCGGAGCCGGCACCACGGAAGTCGCCATCTTCAGCCTGGGAGAGACCGTGGCTTCCTGCTCGACTCGTATTGCCGGTGATACTTTCGACGACGCGATTGTCGATTGGATGAAGCAGCGTTTTGGCCTGAAAATCGGCCGTCAGACAGCAGAAAATCTCAAACGCGAAGTGGGCTCAGCCTCTCTCCAGACCAGTGAAAGAGCGACCGAAGTCAATGGCCTCGATGCGATGAGCAGCGTGCCGCGTAAAGTCCTCGTGACCACAGGTGAGGTTCGCCAGGCCATCATGGCCCCACTGGCGAAGATCCTTTCCGGGATTCGACAGGTCCTCGAACAATGCCAGCCAGAACTTGTGGCCGACCTCGCCGATACCGGCATGGTGCTCGCTGGTGGCAGTGCCCTGCTTCCCGGATTAGACGACTTCTTCAGCGAGCAACTGGCCATCCCCGTTCTGATTGCTGAAGATCCTGAACAAACCGTCGTTCGTGGTCTGTCCATCTGCAGCGAACATCTTAACGAATGGCAATCGTCACTGTTCAGCATTCACAACAGTTAA
- a CDS encoding rod shape-determining protein MreC, translating into MNDRRFFNPLHFSPAQALLVILTLLVPLLPAGMTSAWKTTARDVVAPGCLILRELQVHLAAPISRRLTGLFQRSTSHDLQAVDLSENTASILGQQLEREREKTHRLTALLLTPSHTSKSFHPDSSISPQSSRIVPISFEHADFEQTSNSSRLRAGSRRLFVADLIEATLLGSELSRNWKSGAIIARGSRQGIEESAWVVKSSEPLLDLGHDHNIAPADLVLTAGLVVVGKVERVGNWTSTFLPVTHGRFRCRAMVVRQGENSTVSQKPTILTQTILAGDGTQTCRLEKISDNIGLRVGDEVYSLEDDGLLNRPLFLGTITKATLPAEDRYWEVQVTPEYLHPSFTTSDPYVSSSSVVTTASTPSPPFPAQLSILRLRPNSSRFENDSPSSEGVLP; encoded by the coding sequence TTGAATGATCGACGCTTCTTCAATCCACTTCACTTCAGCCCTGCGCAGGCCCTACTGGTTATCCTGACGCTACTTGTTCCATTACTTCCAGCGGGCATGACCAGTGCGTGGAAAACAACAGCTCGGGATGTGGTAGCCCCCGGCTGTCTCATCCTGCGGGAACTTCAAGTTCATCTGGCCGCCCCCATTTCCCGCCGTCTGACGGGCTTATTTCAACGTTCGACTTCTCACGATCTGCAAGCTGTTGACTTATCCGAAAACACAGCTTCCATACTTGGGCAGCAACTCGAACGCGAACGCGAGAAAACCCACCGGCTCACAGCCTTACTACTTACACCATCTCACACCAGCAAATCATTCCATCCCGATAGCAGCATCAGCCCACAGTCTTCCCGGATTGTTCCCATAAGCTTTGAACATGCCGATTTCGAACAGACATCGAACTCCTCTCGACTTCGCGCCGGCAGCAGAAGACTCTTCGTAGCAGATCTCATCGAAGCCACATTGCTGGGCAGCGAACTTTCCAGAAACTGGAAATCCGGCGCCATCATCGCACGGGGAAGTCGGCAAGGAATCGAAGAGTCGGCCTGGGTCGTGAAATCTTCCGAACCTTTGCTGGATCTTGGCCATGATCACAACATCGCCCCGGCCGATCTCGTACTGACAGCCGGTTTGGTCGTAGTTGGCAAAGTGGAGCGAGTCGGCAACTGGACGAGCACTTTTCTACCAGTCACTCATGGCAGATTTCGCTGCCGGGCCATGGTGGTTCGCCAGGGTGAAAACTCGACAGTTTCTCAGAAGCCCACAATTCTTACGCAAACGATTCTCGCGGGAGATGGCACCCAGACATGTCGTCTTGAGAAAATCTCTGACAACATTGGCCTGCGTGTCGGAGATGAAGTCTATTCACTGGAAGACGATGGTCTTCTCAATCGACCACTCTTCCTGGGAACGATTACCAAAGCCACATTACCTGCAGAAGATCGTTACTGGGAAGTTCAGGTCACACCGGAGTATCTCCATCCCTCCTTCACAACGTCAGATCCATATGTCTCTTCCAGTTCAGTGGTGACCACAGCTTCCACTCCATCGCCACCATTTCCTGCACAGCTGAGCATCCTGCGCCTGCGTCCCAATTCATCCCGTTTCGAGAATGACAGTCCCTCATCAGAGGGAGTTCTGCCATGA
- a CDS encoding alpha/beta hydrolase, producing MPLEADAVRFLEQLNALHLPPVSELGAVAIRKAQWEEAAPAAFAADDRFEMIEDVCINREMQLISREVVGSSPVRPLVSDDNQLALRIYRPHAASGHICLYFHGGGWVIGSVVYFDSLVRELALASGMTIVSVEYRLAPEFPFPAATIDAELAARWVCSQLLPGQKYAVAGDSAGANLATVLCQMLRDRGEHLPAAQVLFYPVTDANFESSSYEAYRAGYFLSREDMKWFWSLYQPQVAERRHPYASPLQGNLRGLPPARICVAGYDPLYDEGTLYADNLQVAGNDVEFVEYPGMIHGFVKRFTEFASGRQEIIAAGDYLRRKVQ from the coding sequence ATGCCCCTCGAAGCGGATGCGGTGCGATTTCTCGAACAGCTCAATGCTCTCCATCTGCCACCTGTGAGTGAACTGGGTGCAGTGGCGATCCGTAAAGCTCAGTGGGAAGAGGCAGCGCCTGCAGCATTTGCGGCCGATGATCGTTTTGAGATGATTGAGGATGTGTGCATCAATCGAGAAATGCAGCTAATTTCACGTGAGGTGGTGGGATCCTCACCAGTCAGACCGCTTGTGAGCGATGATAATCAACTCGCTTTACGCATCTATCGTCCCCATGCGGCTTCCGGGCATATCTGTCTGTATTTTCATGGTGGCGGATGGGTGATTGGGAGTGTTGTTTATTTTGATTCGCTGGTGCGGGAATTGGCACTCGCCAGTGGAATGACGATTGTTTCTGTTGAATATCGGCTTGCGCCGGAATTTCCGTTTCCTGCGGCGACAATTGATGCCGAACTGGCTGCCCGCTGGGTGTGTTCGCAGCTTTTGCCGGGGCAGAAGTATGCCGTGGCTGGTGATAGTGCGGGTGCAAACCTGGCGACTGTGCTGTGCCAGATGTTGCGTGATCGTGGGGAGCATCTGCCAGCGGCTCAAGTTCTGTTTTATCCGGTGACGGATGCCAACTTTGAGAGCAGCAGTTATGAAGCCTATCGGGCTGGGTATTTTCTCAGCCGGGAAGATATGAAATGGTTCTGGTCGCTCTACCAGCCCCAGGTTGCTGAGAGACGTCATCCCTATGCTTCACCGCTGCAGGGAAATCTTCGAGGTTTGCCGCCAGCGCGAATTTGTGTCGCCGGTTATGACCCGCTCTATGATGAGGGAACTCTCTATGCGGATAATTTGCAGGTCGCCGGGAATGACGTGGAGTTTGTGGAGTATCCGGGAATGATTCACGGATTCGTCAAACGCTTTACGGAGTTTGCCTCAGGTCGGCAGGAGATCATCGCGGCGGGTGACTACCTGCGTCGCAAGGTTCAATAA
- the dnaB gene encoding replicative DNA helicase — translation MATEFSRSEKSRVKPTASDFAGHVPPQNLIAEKSVLGSILLQSRAFDEVADFLLADHFYHHGHQLIYAAIKAIVEDNKQPVDPVTVAEHLDQKSQLEDVGGIEYLMEVLETVPHAANVKGYAEIVRDRWIQRSLTDACTEVLRDCYSGSDDTSEVLSRAEQKIFGILQEQERSSQIDMNTIMMQTLHRINARFDREGVISGLSTGFLDLDRQTNGFQAAELIILAARPSMGKTALVCNLAEAVATNGNTVLVFSLEQSKLELAERFLCIRARLDGHRLRKGDLDQAEKHALMTASSELSRVPLFIDDAPGRTVGQISAIARRLKRKNQLGLIIIDYLQLIEPEDKRAPREQQIAQITRRLKGIAKENEIPVIALSQLNRGVELREDKRPKMADLRESGAIEQDADIVMFLHRPDAYNPEDQPGLAEVIVAKHRSGPTGIVRLTWRREFMRFEDYSAMDAPDIAFSE, via the coding sequence ATGGCCACTGAATTTTCGCGATCAGAGAAATCACGAGTCAAACCGACGGCTTCAGATTTTGCGGGTCATGTGCCGCCGCAGAACCTGATTGCTGAGAAGAGTGTTCTCGGGAGTATTCTGCTTCAGAGTCGAGCCTTTGACGAAGTGGCCGACTTCCTGCTGGCGGATCATTTCTATCATCACGGCCATCAACTGATCTATGCCGCCATCAAGGCGATTGTTGAAGACAACAAGCAGCCAGTTGATCCAGTGACTGTCGCCGAGCATCTGGATCAGAAGTCGCAGTTAGAAGATGTGGGTGGTATTGAGTACCTGATGGAGGTGCTCGAGACGGTACCGCATGCTGCGAACGTGAAAGGTTATGCAGAGATTGTGCGCGATCGCTGGATTCAGCGATCATTGACTGACGCCTGCACCGAGGTGTTGCGGGATTGTTACTCGGGTTCGGATGATACCTCGGAGGTGCTTTCACGGGCTGAGCAGAAAATTTTCGGTATTCTGCAGGAGCAGGAGCGCAGTTCGCAGATCGACATGAACACGATCATGATGCAGACGTTGCATCGGATTAACGCGAGGTTTGATCGCGAAGGTGTGATCAGCGGTCTTTCGACTGGATTTCTGGATCTGGATCGCCAGACGAACGGGTTTCAGGCGGCAGAACTGATCATTCTCGCAGCCCGCCCCAGTATGGGTAAGACCGCACTGGTTTGTAATCTGGCGGAAGCGGTCGCCACCAATGGCAATACCGTGCTGGTATTCAGTCTGGAACAGTCGAAGCTGGAACTGGCTGAGCGATTTTTGTGTATCAGGGCACGGCTGGATGGTCACCGGTTGCGTAAAGGGGATCTTGATCAGGCCGAGAAACATGCCTTGATGACGGCTTCTTCGGAATTGAGCCGGGTGCCACTGTTTATTGATGATGCTCCCGGACGGACAGTGGGGCAGATCAGTGCGATTGCCCGCAGGCTCAAACGAAAGAATCAGTTGGGTCTGATTATCATCGACTATTTGCAGCTGATTGAACCGGAAGATAAGCGGGCGCCGCGTGAGCAGCAGATCGCGCAGATCACCCGGCGGTTAAAGGGAATCGCCAAGGAAAATGAGATTCCAGTGATTGCGCTGTCACAGCTCAACCGGGGAGTGGAACTTCGAGAAGACAAACGTCCGAAAATGGCCGACCTGCGAGAAAGTGGTGCCATTGAGCAGGATGCAGATATCGTCATGTTCCTCCATCGACCCGATGCTTATAACCCGGAAGATCAGCCAGGGTTGGCCGAAGTGATCGTGGCCAAACACCGCAGCGGGCCGACCGGGATCGTGCGGCTTACATGGCGAAGGGAATTCATGCGTTTCGAAGACTACAGTGCAATGGATGCTCCGGATATTGCGTTCTCTGAGTAA
- the rplI gene encoding 50S ribosomal protein L9, whose protein sequence is MGRANVTASGMSRVSRQVELLLVESVESLGEQGEIVKVRPGYARNFLLPQGLATVATPENKRAVERHKQNLAELQAKRMADLQKLAEAVGKYSVTLEANANEDGHLFGSILGHDISKSLKSAGYAIEADQVRLDGPLKELGMYTVKIHIYGEIKTDVKVWVVPAVKK, encoded by the coding sequence ATGGGTCGTGCAAACGTTACCGCCTCCGGGATGTCCCGAGTTTCCCGTCAGGTTGAGCTTCTCCTGGTGGAATCGGTGGAATCATTGGGCGAACAGGGCGAGATCGTTAAGGTCCGACCCGGTTACGCTCGAAATTTTCTGCTTCCACAGGGGTTGGCAACGGTTGCGACTCCTGAAAACAAGCGAGCTGTTGAACGTCATAAGCAGAATCTGGCTGAACTCCAGGCCAAGCGTATGGCTGATCTGCAGAAGTTGGCTGAAGCGGTCGGCAAGTACAGCGTCACTCTGGAAGCAAATGCCAACGAAGACGGTCATCTGTTCGGTTCGATCCTGGGTCACGACATCAGCAAGTCGCTGAAATCGGCTGGTTATGCCATCGAAGCCGATCAGGTTCGTCTGGATGGGCCACTCAAAGAACTGGGTATGTACACAGTCAAGATTCATATTTACGGTGAAATCAAGACTGATGTTAAGGTTTGGGTTGTGCCAGCCGTCAAGAAGTAA